Sequence from the Seonamhaeicola sp. ML3 genome:
AGATGTCGCAATTATCAGAGCAAGAGCTAGTAAGACGAGAAAAACTCGGAAAATTAAGAGATTTAGGTATTAACCCTTATCCTGCAGATTTGTATCCTGTAGACCACACCTCAAAACAGATAAAAGACAGTTTCGAGGACGGAAAAGAAGTGGTTATTGCCGGAAGATTAATGATGATTAAAGTACAAGGGAAAGCGAGTTTTGCTCAATTACAAGATGGCGAAGGAAAAATACAAGTGTATTTTAATAGAGATGAAATTTGCCCGGGTGAGGACAAAACCAAATACAACGATGTGTTTAAAAAACTAATTGATTTTGGTGATTTTGTTGGAATTGAAGGCGAACTATTTACAACTCAGGTTGGTGAAAAAACGGTTAAGGTTAAAGACTTTACACTTTTAAGCAAAGCCTTGAAACCATTACCACTACCAAAAGAAAAAGACGGCGTGGTGTACGATGCCTTTACCGACCCTGAACAACGCTACAGACAACGCTATGCCGATTTGGCCGTAAACCCACATGTAAAAGAAGTTTTTGTAAAGCGTACAAAATTATTCAATGCCATGCGTCAGTTTTTTAATGATGCTGGTTATTTTGAAGTAGAAACCCCTGTTTTACAACCCATTCCGGGAGGTGCTGCAGCTAGGCCTTTTATAACACACCACAACTCTTTAGACATTCCGTTGTACATGCGTATTGCAAATGAGCTTTACTTAAAAAGGCTCATAGTTGGTGGGTTTGATGGTGTTTACGAGTTTTCTAAAAACTTTAGAAACGAAGGGATGGATAGAACGCACAACCCTGAGTTTACCGCAATGGAAATTTATGTTTCCTATAAAGATTACAACTGGATGATGGATTTCTGCGAACAGCTATTAGAGCATTGTGCACTAGCGGTTAACGGCACTACAAAAGCTACTTTTGGAGAGCACGAGGTCGATTTTAAAGCACCTTATGCCCGTGTAACCATGGCAGATTCCATTAAGCACTTTACCGGTTTTGATATTACAGGAAAATCTGAAGAAGAAATTAGACAAGCCGCTATAGATTTAGGTATTGAAGTCGATGCAACTATGGGTAAAGGAAAGTTAATCGATGAAATTTTTGGCGAAAAATGTGAAGGCAATTACATTCAGCCAACTTTTATCACAGACTATCCTAAAGAGATGAGCCCGTTATGTAAGGAACACCGAGATAATCCTGAGCTTACTGAACGTTTTGAACTTATGGTTTGTGGTAAGGAAATAGCTAATGCTTATTCTGAATTAAACGACCCTATCGACCAACGCGAACGTTTTGAACACCAATTAAAACTGGCTGAAAAGGGCGATGACGAGGCTACTGAGTTTATCGACTTCGACTTTTTAAGAGCTTTAGAATACGGTATGCCTCCAACGTCTGGTATGGGAATAGGTATGGACCGTTTGATTATGTTCTTAACGAACAACCAATCTATACAAGAAGTGTTGTTCTTCCCACAAATGAAACCAGAGAAAAAAGCAGTGGCCTTAAGCGACGATGCCAAAGCGGTTTTTGAGACCTTAAGGAAAGCTGAAAAACTACAACTGAACGATTTAAAAACCCAATCGGGTCTGTCTAATAAAAAATGGGATAAATCGATTAAAGAACTTACTAAAAACAGCCTTGCCAAAGTTGAAAAAACCGACGAAGGCCTTTTTGTTGAAGTGCTATAACAATACCTTATTAACCACATAAAAAAAGCCCAATAATTAACATTATTGGGCTTTCTAAAACTAACTAACAACTTAAACTCAAATATAATCTAAAAAATTTTTCTCTTTTAGTAGAATTTATATTCTCATACAAATTGACAATAAATAAACCACTCCACAAAGCATGTTTAGAAAGGTTTAACAGGTTGATTTGAATTTTATAACTTCATTAAGAAAAACCCCTTAAAAATTGTTAAAATTTTTAAGATATAAATTAACCTCACAGAACATCAAGTAAAGAACTAAAGACTATTTATTTGTAGTTGTAAAATACTGTAGTCAGCCATTTTTAAATAAAAAAATCATTTACTTTTGCCACATGTTAAAAAGAGCAACTCTACTTTTTATATTAACATGCCCCTTATTTTTGCTTGCCCAAAAACAAGACAGCTTATCAATTAAAAATGGTATTGACAACCCATCCCTACTTACCACCCACCATTTTGGTATTTTCAACTCAAGGCTAAATACTAATTTTAAATTAACCCCCGAGCAAACCAAAACGCTTTCCATAAATTATACTAGCGGAAATAGTTTTCATCCTTTTGTAGAATCCTACTTTCCCAGAGACCCAGAGGTGAGACAACAACTAAGTGAGGTTATTTGGTATTTAAGACCATTTCAATTTATAGACCATGAAACGACTCCGGCAGATTACTTGAATATTGTAATAGATGCTGTTATAAAAGAATTTAGGACCAGTTTAAATATTCCTTTAAACGACAACAACGAACTCCATATATCTGCACGTTCTTACTGGATTACTAAAGGCAAATACCCCTTTTCTATATTTACTAGCGATGAATCTATTGAATGGTTTCATAGTAATATAGCTGGTGGCGAGGACCCTTTCGGCCGACGTTTTTATGGTCTAAACCAGGTTAACTTTGAGTATTTAGACCGAAACGGAAATACGTTAAAGTTAAACCATAACGATGTGTTTGTTGGTGGTGTAGAGCTATCACATTACTATTACCCCAAACTGAGAATTAACACATCTAAACATATTTATATAAATTTTGGTTCTCATTTGGGAATCAACCTATCGAAGTTCAATCCTTCAGTTGATATAGGCCTATCTGCCAACGTCGTAAAACATAAACCTCTTAAAAATGATTACGAAATCAACTTTGGACTAGGTCTAAACCTACTTAGAAAAAACATACTTAAACTAAATAATGATGCCATAGACTTGGGCAATAATCCGTATTTGGGAACAATAGAAGGTAATTTTGAAATTTCTAAATTCACTAAAAGAAGAAATTATCATGCCCTTGGTATAAATTATCAAGCACAGACCCGATACAACAAAAAAGACGAGGCAGACTACTACAGTTTAAGGGGGAAATGGCAGGAAATTAATGCTGGCTGGCATAACGGTGTAAGCACACTATACGATGTGTTATCTAACTGGTCATTCATTTACACTTACGGCAGACCAAATTACAA
This genomic interval carries:
- the lysS gene encoding lysine--tRNA ligase, whose product is MSQLSEQELVRREKLGKLRDLGINPYPADLYPVDHTSKQIKDSFEDGKEVVIAGRLMMIKVQGKASFAQLQDGEGKIQVYFNRDEICPGEDKTKYNDVFKKLIDFGDFVGIEGELFTTQVGEKTVKVKDFTLLSKALKPLPLPKEKDGVVYDAFTDPEQRYRQRYADLAVNPHVKEVFVKRTKLFNAMRQFFNDAGYFEVETPVLQPIPGGAAARPFITHHNSLDIPLYMRIANELYLKRLIVGGFDGVYEFSKNFRNEGMDRTHNPEFTAMEIYVSYKDYNWMMDFCEQLLEHCALAVNGTTKATFGEHEVDFKAPYARVTMADSIKHFTGFDITGKSEEEIRQAAIDLGIEVDATMGKGKLIDEIFGEKCEGNYIQPTFITDYPKEMSPLCKEHRDNPELTERFELMVCGKEIANAYSELNDPIDQRERFEHQLKLAEKGDDEATEFIDFDFLRALEYGMPPTSGMGIGMDRLIMFLTNNQSIQEVLFFPQMKPEKKAVALSDDAKAVFETLRKAEKLQLNDLKTQSGLSNKKWDKSIKELTKNSLAKVEKTDEGLFVEVL